A genomic segment from Scomber japonicus isolate fScoJap1 chromosome 11, fScoJap1.pri, whole genome shotgun sequence encodes:
- the nr4a2a gene encoding nuclear receptor subfamily 4 group A member 2a has product MPCVQAQYGSSPQGASPASQSYSYHTAGEYSCDFLTPEFVKFSMDLTNTEITATTSLPSFSTFMDNYTTSYDVKPPCLYQMPHSGEQSSIKVEDVQMHNYHQQSHLPPQSEEMMAHSGPMYFKPSSPHAPSTPNFQVQPNHMWEDPGSLHSFHQNYVAATSHMMDQRKNPVSRLSLFSFKQSPPGTPVSSCQMRFDGPLHVSMGHDNPGAHRGLDGQSFAVPSAIRKQAGLAFPHSLQLGHGHQLVDSQVPSPPSRGSPSNEGLCAVCGDNAACQHYGVRTCEGCKGFFKRTVQKNAKYVCLANKNCPVDKRRRNRCQFCRFQKCLVVGMVREVVRTDNLKGRRGRLPSKPKSPQEPSPPSPPVSLISALVRAHVDSNPSMSALDYSRFQANPDYQMAGDNTQHIQQFYDLLTGSMEIIRGWAEKIPGFSDLPKQDQDLLFESAFLELFVLRLAYRSNPVEGKLIFCNGVVLHRLQCVRGFGEWVDAIVEFSSNLQSMNIDISAFSCIAALAMVTERHGLKEPKRVEDLQNKIVNCLKDQVTFNGGGLNRPNYLSKLLGKLPELRTLCTQGLQRIFYLKLEDLVPPPAIIDKLFLDTLPF; this is encoded by the exons ATGCCCTGCGTCCAGGCTCAGTATGGATCATCACCTCAAGGAGCTAGTCCTGCCTCCCAGAGCTACAGCTACCACACCGCAGGAGAATACAGCTGCGACTTCTTAACACCCGAGTTTGTTAAGTTTAGCATGGACTTGACCAATACTGAGATCACAGCCACCACTTCTCTCCCGAGTTTCAGTACATTCATGGACAACTATACCACCAGTTACGACGTTAAACCGCCCTGTCTGTATCAGATGCCCCACTCTGGAGAGCAGTCCTCTATCAAGGTGGAGGACGTCCAGATGCATAACTACCACCAGCAGAGCCACCTGCCACCTCAGTCAGAAGAAATGATGGCTCACTCTGGGCCTATGTACTTCAAACCCTCCTCGCCTCATGCCCCGAGTACGCCAAACTTCCAGGTTCAGCCTAATCACATGTGGGAGGACCCTGGCTCCCTCCACAGTTTTCACCAGAACTATGTTGCGGCAACGTCTCATATGATGGACCAGCGCAAGAATCCGGTGTCCAGGCTTTCGCTCTTCTCCTTCAAGCAGTCCCCTCCCGGTACTCCTGTTTCCAGCTGTCAGATGCGGTTCGACGGGCCGCTGCACGTCTCCATGGGCCACGACAACCCGGGTGCGCACCGCGGCCTGGACGGCCAGAGTTTCGCGGTTCCTAGCGCTATAAGGAAACAGGCTGGTCTGGCCTTTCCCCACTCCCTGCAGCTCGGCCACGGGCACCAGCTGGTGGACAGCCAAGTGCCATCGCCCCCGTCCCGAGGATCTCCGTCAAACGAGGGTCTGTGTGCGGTATGTGGGGACAACGCAGCCTGCCAGCATTATGGAGTGAGAACCTGCGAGGGCTGCAAAGGATTTTTCAAG cGCACCGTCcagaaaaatgcaaaatacGTGTGTTTAGCAAATAAAAACTGTCCTGTTGACAAACGCCGGAGAAATCGTTGCCAGTTCTGCCGTTTCCAAAAGTGCCTTGTCGTCGGAATGGTGAGAGAAG TTGTCCGAACGGATAATTTGAAAGGTCGAAGAGGACGCCTGCCATCCAAACCTAAAAGCCCCCAGGAGCCCTCCCCTCCGTCGCCACCGGTGAGCCTCATAAGCGCACTTGTTAGGGCCCATGTGGACTCCAACCCCTCCATGTCAGCTTTGGACTACTCCAGA TTCCAGGCTAACCCTGACTACCAAATGGCTGGAGACAACACTCAGCACATCCAGCAGTTCTATGATCTCCTGACGGGCTCCATGGAGATCATCCGGGGCTGGGCGGAGAAGATCCCTGGCTTTTCTGATCTACCGAAGCAAGATCAGGATCTCCTCTTCGAATCAGCCTTCCTTGAACTTTTTGTCCTGCGGCTGGCGTACAG GTCCAACCCGGTGGAAGGCAAActtattttttgtaatggagTGGTGTTACACCGGCTACAATGCGTCCGTGGATTTGGGGAGTGGGTGGATGCGATCGTGGAGTTTTCTTCCAACTTGCAGAGCATGAACATAGACATCTCAGCTTTCTCCTGCATCGCAGCGCTGGCCATGGTAACAG AGCGACACGGGCTTAAGGAACCCAAGAGAGTCGAGGATCTTCAAAACAAGATAGTCAACTGCCTCAAAGATCAAGTGACATTCAATGGCGGTGGATTGAATCGTCCAAACTACTTGTCAAAACTCTTGGGAAAGCTCCCTGAACTCCGCACACTATGTACCCAAGGTCTGCAGCGTATCTTTTACTTAAAACTAGAAGATCTAGTCCCTCCGCCAGCAATAATTGACAAACTTTTCCTCGACACCCTACCTTTCTGA